TCCTTTTTCGGGAATCATTGGTGGCAAGTATTTCGATACACCATAGCCATATACATCTTTAAAAATTGAAGCAAGCACGAAAATACTACCAGAAGCATTAACATagccatcaacagcatAAGTAGAAACTATACCCATGATTGAAGATGTTTGTAGACCAATGCATCCGTAGCCCAAGATCACAATGACTGGCCAGTCCCATTTCTGAGTGTATCCCACTGTAATGATTACAGTACCAACCGTGGCAATAATAGCAAAAGGAATTAGCGCTGGTAATCGCATTTCGGGCTCACGTACATTACCATTTCTCTTAGTTGAGAACTTGCAAATCCAGTCGGAAAAGGGCCCAGCTGTAAATAACCCTATAACAAGGCCACCGAGAACAGCAAAGTTTGTATAGCCGACGGCAGAAGGTGAAAAATTATAGGGAGGAGCAGCAAAGTTGGCCGACTGCGTCATATTaatcatcaaaaacaaactggCACATCCAGAGTATACAATTGAAGCCCATACAATGATAGGATAAGAACAG
The Sugiyamaella lignohabitans strain CBS 10342 chromosome A, complete sequence genome window above contains:
- the HOL1 gene encoding Hol1p (Putative transporter in the major facilitator superfamily; member of the 12-spanner drug:H(+) antiporter DHA1 family; mutations in membrane-spanning domains permit cation and histidinol uptake; GO_component: GO:0016021 - integral component of membrane [Evidence IEA,IEA]; GO_component: GO:0016021 - integral component of membrane [Evidence ISM] [PMID 12192589]; GO_component: GO:0016020 - membrane [Evidence IEA,IEA]; GO_component: GO:0005739 - mitochondrion [Evidence IDA] [PMID 14576278]; GO_component: GO:0005739 - mitochondrion [Evidence IDA] [PMID 16823961]; GO_component: GO:0005886 - plasma membrane [Evidence ISS] [PMID 8955402]; GO_function: GO:0015665 - alcohol transmembrane transporter activity [Evidence IMP] [PMID 2405251]; GO_function: GO:0022890 - inorganic cation transmembrane transporter activity [Evidence IMP] [PMID 8955402]; GO_process: GO:0006812 - cation transport [Evidence IMP] [PMID 8955402]; GO_process: GO:0015850 - organic hydroxy compound transport [Evidence IMP] [PMID 2405251]; GO_process: GO:0055085 - transmembrane transport [Evidence IEA]; GO_process: GO:0006810 - transport [Evidence IEA]) encodes the protein MPETKWERGRKADVIQVSNEKETTSTIEDSSSVSKPGAEVSDNQAGTYMLDDFLYKGRPHRRQFGLLFHNKEESIFSILKLFWIPVKLCSYPIIVWASIVYSGCASLFLMINMTQSANFAAPPYNFSPSAVGYTNFAVLGGLVIGLFTAGPFSDWICKFSTKRNGNVREPEMRLPALIPFAIIATVGTVIITVGYTQKWDWPVIVILGYGCIGLQTSSIMGIVSTYAVDGYVNASGSIFVLASIFKDVYGYGVSKYLPPMIPEKGYTTSIMVVYAVAIGPLALAVVMYFIGKPLRRLSRNSSVHHM